One region of Streptococcus salivarius genomic DNA includes:
- a CDS encoding glycosyltransferase family 2 protein, protein MKYSVIIPVYNVEKYIDRCLKSIISQNYDDLEIIVIDNGSTDSSGSICDTYASEYSNISVYHIENHGVGAARNFGLSKARGEFIYFVDSDDYLVGNLFADFADKLVSDLDLAVFSYYNSFEEDLTEKQRTEKSLPFKGSYDKDGFIKIFIDLFLSDMLYTIWNKIYRREFLLENNLSFEQYELGEDVRFNLDVYRKVNKIYLSQDSYYVYVIGRKGSAMSGYNPKRLQYQLQELKMVDNLLSDWNLDSSNFVNTVKSRILMSNIYNITKQNLSVNRKVKLVKDTCERQEIEDFIKNDSSALNPLIKLLLKCRMYVVLIYLKKIQMVLQHL, encoded by the coding sequence TTGAAATACTCTGTTATTATTCCAGTTTATAATGTTGAGAAATACATTGATCGTTGTTTGAAAAGTATTATTTCTCAAAATTATGATGACTTGGAAATTATAGTGATAGACAATGGATCTACTGATAGTAGTGGTAGTATTTGCGATACTTATGCTAGCGAGTACTCAAATATCTCAGTCTATCATATTGAAAACCATGGTGTTGGTGCGGCACGTAATTTTGGCTTGTCCAAAGCCAGGGGAGAGTTTATCTACTTCGTTGATAGTGACGATTATCTTGTTGGTAATCTCTTTGCTGATTTTGCAGATAAGCTAGTCTCAGATTTGGATTTGGCTGTTTTTAGTTATTACAATTCTTTTGAGGAAGATTTAACTGAGAAGCAGCGTACTGAAAAGTCACTTCCGTTTAAAGGGAGTTACGACAAGGATGGTTTTATCAAGATATTTATTGACTTATTCTTATCGGATATGCTTTACACAATTTGGAATAAGATATATCGCAGAGAATTTCTTCTTGAAAATAACCTTTCTTTTGAGCAGTATGAGTTAGGTGAAGATGTTCGCTTTAATCTTGATGTTTATCGTAAAGTCAACAAGATTTATCTTTCTCAAGATTCCTACTACGTTTATGTCATTGGTAGAAAAGGTTCCGCCATGTCGGGCTATAACCCTAAACGTCTTCAATATCAGCTTCAAGAATTGAAGATGGTTGATAATCTACTTTCTGACTGGAATTTGGATAGTTCAAACTTCGTTAATACTGTAAAATCAAGAATACTGATGAGTAACATCTACAATATAACGAAACAGAATTTATCTGTAAATAGAAAAGTTAAGCTTGTTAAAGATACATGTGAAAGACAAGAGATAGAGGATTTTATAAAGAATGATTCTTCTGCATTGAATCCACTCATAAAACTGTTGTTGAAATGTCGAATGTATGTTGTTCTGATTTATCTTAAAAAAATACAGATGGTATTACAACATTTATAA
- a CDS encoding glycosyltransferase, translating into MKPLLTVVIPVYNVEKYLKRCIESILIQEWKNYDILLVDDGSTDNSPQICDDYAKAYEFISVIHKKNGGLSAARNTGISHAEGEYVYFPDSDDWIEPDTFISLAEVVESQKFDIISFNREFVKGEEDAIVSDSLVTQVFEGKAAFVQMLKHSYITGFANDKIYRKSLFTDNDIQFPIGKYYEDLGTNYKLFLSAKKVYATNQKYYHYLIDNPDSITQSWNEKKFSNMFGFYKELFYSDFVRSQLNKEELQISQLYYVNGLVHILASLYKSKLDKKYIEITNEVKQELLKNSVSLSQMKDQPNKLKYVLFRLKLLKLAFSIQNVF; encoded by the coding sequence ATGAAACCACTTTTAACTGTTGTCATTCCAGTTTATAATGTTGAAAAATATTTAAAACGTTGTATTGAGAGTATCCTTATTCAAGAGTGGAAGAACTATGACATCTTACTTGTAGATGATGGAAGTACCGATAATTCTCCTCAAATTTGTGATGACTATGCTAAAGCATATGAGTTTATATCAGTTATTCATAAGAAGAATGGTGGACTATCTGCAGCTCGTAACACTGGTATTTCTCATGCTGAGGGAGAATATGTCTATTTCCCTGATTCAGATGATTGGATTGAACCAGACACCTTTATATCGTTAGCAGAAGTGGTGGAATCCCAGAAGTTTGATATTATCTCTTTTAATCGTGAGTTCGTGAAAGGTGAAGAAGATGCTATAGTTTCGGATTCATTAGTGACTCAAGTTTTTGAGGGTAAAGCTGCTTTTGTGCAAATGCTTAAGCATAGTTATATTACTGGTTTTGCTAATGATAAAATCTATAGAAAGTCTTTATTTACTGATAATGACATTCAGTTTCCTATTGGTAAATACTATGAGGATCTTGGCACTAATTACAAACTCTTTCTATCAGCTAAAAAGGTCTATGCAACCAATCAAAAGTATTATCACTATCTAATCGATAATCCTGATTCTATTACTCAGTCATGGAATGAAAAGAAATTTAGTAATATGTTTGGATTCTACAAAGAACTTTTCTATTCTGACTTTGTCCGTTCACAATTAAATAAAGAAGAGTTGCAAATATCTCAACTTTATTATGTAAACGGATTGGTTCATATACTAGCAAGTTTGTATAAATCTAAATTAGATAAAAAATATATAGAAATTACTAACGAAGTGAAACAAGAATTGCTTAAGAATAGTGTTTCTCTTTCTCAAATGAAAGACCAACCAAATAAGTTAAAATATGTACTGTTTAGACTAAAATTGTTAAAACTAGCCTTCAGTATACAAAACGTTTTTTGA
- a CDS encoding DUF1919 domain-containing protein — MNSETLKNKLKRIVYPIINFIPRRRLKNKNFTIICDNCWAGKVYQELGLPYQTPFVGMFVFSPDYIKMLKNLKHYLSGDIPLKFVKESKYIKDFDNAYPLALLDDIELHFLHYADEEEATQKRERRLKRMHWDNLYFKFNDNDACTYELMKEFEELPYKSKVIFSSKNYSDLPSLVHFKSAEKQGHVGIDLKTYHRYFNTVTWLNKGGEDLT, encoded by the coding sequence ATGAACAGCGAAACACTAAAAAATAAATTAAAACGTATCGTTTATCCAATTATTAATTTTATTCCTAGACGAAGACTCAAGAATAAAAATTTCACGATTATTTGTGATAATTGTTGGGCTGGGAAAGTTTATCAGGAGTTGGGCTTGCCTTATCAAACACCATTTGTCGGGATGTTTGTCTTTTCGCCTGATTACATCAAGATGCTCAAGAATTTAAAACACTATTTGAGCGGAGACATCCCCTTGAAATTTGTTAAGGAATCAAAATATATCAAAGACTTTGATAATGCTTATCCTCTTGCACTTCTTGATGATATTGAACTTCATTTTTTGCATTATGCAGATGAAGAAGAAGCTACTCAAAAAAGGGAACGCCGTTTGAAGAGAATGCATTGGGATAATTTGTATTTCAAGTTCAATGATAATGATGCCTGCACGTATGAGTTGATGAAAGAGTTTGAAGAGCTTCCATACAAGAGTAAGGTCATTTTCTCTTCAAAGAATTATAGTGACTTACCTTCATTGGTCCACTTTAAATCGGCTGAGAAGCAAGGGCATGTTGGTATCGATTTAAAAACTTACCACCGTTATTTTAATACCGTTACTTGGTTGAATAAGGGTGGAGAAGACTTAACATAA